One window of the Macrobrachium nipponense isolate FS-2020 chromosome 22, ASM1510439v2, whole genome shotgun sequence genome contains the following:
- the LOC135198243 gene encoding uncharacterized protein K02A2.6-like yields the protein MKEITLPKYDNTSFILMTVSDFPKLIVEVRHVNRCKKLPISATTSPSAAKEYFLQEFSEDLKSVPLKPMVGSPMRIHLKDGAVPSALHTPRQIPLTFRDQVKEALDSMVFQGILKPTGDDLSEWYHPLVVVAKDITGVCITIDLSKLNSQVSRPAHPSPTPFTATHNVDPKAWFFMTADALCGYWQTELAKEDQHLTTFITLYGRFKCCRGRMGFAATGDTFCLWGDMALQGVKTCVKVADDILLHDKDYQSHLYHIHKMLTSCHKFEITLNKHTSLWLLHLPLSSADTCSQENVSAIRDFPTPANLTYLRSFMDPVNQLAEFTPDIVATAQPLCPLMSPKRTFVWTPDHDDHGSGRLRLVQCGSRFLTDTEARYATIELKMLAMVWIRDELYADGDLVLHEAGVIVPAALHCRTLSHLHDSYRGVESTKHRARQAVFWLGINSDVVNTIGACESCQVLHPTQQQEPLMNDENPMRAFESVSADFFAVTGKGYLVIFDQLSGWPVVVLCKGDTTASNIIRIFCHYFWEVDVPLHLRTDGGPVHHQ from the exons ATGAAAGAGATTACATTGCCCAAATATGACAACACAAGCTTTATCCTCATGACGGTAAGTG ATTTTCCTAAGCTCATTGTTGAAGTTAGACATGTCAATAGATGCAAGAAGCTCCCTATTTCAGCCACCACATCGCCTTCAGCTGCCAAGGAATATTTCCTCCAGGAATTTTCTGAAGACTTGAAGTCAGTGCCTCTCAAGCCCATGGTTGGATCTCCCATGAGGATTCATCTCAAGGATGGTGCTGTTCCCTCCGCCCTTCACACCCCAAGACAGATTCCTCTTACTTTCAGGGACCAGGTCAAGGAGGCACTTGACTCTATGGTATTCCAGGGAATACTCAAGCCCACTGGAGATGACCTTTCAGAATGGTATCACCCTCTTGTTGTCGTCGCCAAGGACATCACAGGAGTATGCATCACCATCGACCTATCCAAGCTGAATAGCCAAGTTTCCCGCCCAGCCCACCCTTCACCCACACCCTTCACTGCTACTCATAATGTGGACCCGAAAGCTTGGTTTTTCATGACAGCTGATGCCCTCTGTGGGTACTGGCAAACGGAACTTGCCAAAGAGGATCAGCATTTGACTACCTTTATTACGCTGTATGGTCGGTTCAAATGCTGCAGAGGACGGATGGGCTTTGCAGCTACCGGAGATACATTCTGCCTGTGGGGTGATATGGCCCTTCAAGGGGTCAAAACCTGTGTGAAGGTCGCCGATGACATCCTTCTCCATGACAAGGATTACCAGTCACACCTTTACCATATCCACAAGATGCTCACCAGTTGCCACAAGTTTGAGATTACCCTCAACAAACACACAAGTTTGTGGTTGCTGCACCTACCATTAAGTTCTGCGGATACATGCTCTCAAGAAAATGTCAGTGCCATCAGGGATTTCCCGACTCCAGCTAACCTGACCTACCTCAGATCATTCATGGACCCGGTCAACCAATTGGCAGAGTTCACCCCTGACATTGTCGCTACAGCCCAACCTCTATGCCCTCTGATGAgtcccaagagaacatttgtttggacCCCTGATCATGAT GACCATGGTAGTGGACGCCTGCGTTTAGTTCAGTGTGGCTCTCGATTCCTTACCGACACAGAGGCACGATATGCCACTATTGAGCTCAAGATGCTGGCCATGGTCTGG ATACGGGACGAGCTCTATGCTGATGGTGACCTCGTTTTGCATGAAGCAGGAGTTATAGTTCCCGCCGCCCTCCACTGCCGCACATTGTCCCACCTACATGACAGTTATCGGGGCGTGGAATCCACTAAGCACCGGGCAAGACAGGCTGTCTTCTGGCTTGGTATCAACTCAGACGTTGTCAACACAATTGGAGCTTGTGAGTCATGCCAGGTATTGCATCCAACCCAGCAACAGGAACCATTAATGAATGATGAGAACCCTATGAGGGCCTTTGAGTCTGTCTCAGCAGATTTCTTTGCAGTCACAGGAAAAGGCTACCTTGTCATATTTGACCAACTCTCAGGATGGCCTGTTGTTGTCCTATGCAAAGGTGATACTACTGCTTCTAATATAATCAGGATCTTCTGCCACTACTTCTGGGAAGTTGATGTACCTCTTCACCTCAGGACTGATGGAGGACCAGTTCACCACCAATGA